The following nucleotide sequence is from Mucilaginibacter sp. cycad4.
AATCAAGCCTGCGCCATTCGGTCCAACCTTCAAGTCCCTGCCCAAACAGGGCCAACCATTTTTGCTCGCCAATTGATTTTTTATAGTTAGATGCATCATATTTAACTGCCGGCTGTGCCAAATAAGTTACAATATCAGCCGAAGAGATACCGTATTGCGCTAATGCAGCTGTAACAGCCTGGCCATATAACGAGGTAGCATCCTCAGTGGTAAAACCGCGTGCAGCGGCTTCAGCCCTGTCAAACAAGCTCTCGGCGTAACTCAATATTACGGCCGGGGTGTGCGGAGCCCTGAAGTAAGTACCCGGTTTTGATGTTTTGGTAAAACCGTAGTTGCTGGCATCACCTACTAATAAGCCATTTGGCAAGCCAACATATTTTTGCGGTGTTGCATCCTGCGTTGGAGCAGCGTATATAGATAAGCGCGGATCGTTGAGCGCAAACAGCTTATCAACTATGGTTTTGCTGATACGGTAATCATCACGCGTGTCAAACAGATTGCTTACCGGGTTTTGATTTGGCGAATCAATATAGGTGAACTGAGCTGTTTCGGCGTTCGAGCTGATGTATGAGCCCCCTTCGGCCTGGATATCTGCCAGCACTTGTTTGGCTTTGGCAGGTTCCCTATCGGCTATACGTAAAGCAATACGAAACCTTAAAGAGTTGGCAAACTTTTTCCATGATGCAATATTGTTACCATATATTACATCACCGGCTATAGCCTTGCCCGAAGGATCAAGCGCTGTTTGAGCGGCTTTCAGGTCATCCAGCAAAGCAAAATAAACATCTTTCTGAGTATCATAAGCAGGGGTAAGGTATTGATCGATATTGGTTGCCTGCTTGTAAGGGATATTGCCAAAAGCCTCGGTTAATAAACTAAATGTCCATGAACGCAGCACCAACGCAACACCTTTATAATTAGCATTACCCTGCGCATCGGCAAGTCTAATAATCTCATTAAAGTTTATAATACCTTTTGCATAACCTGCCGACCAAAGATCTTCAAAAGCAGTGCTGGCATAAATATACCTGTCGGGATCGGTATACTGAATTTTAGACCAGTATTGCACAAAAAGCAAACTGGCATCCATATTATTAGCTACCCCCCAATAAGTATCGGCAGTTGCTTTGGTTGCAGCGGTCAAAAGGTAATCTGGCTGTGCTGTTTGTGAGCCGTTAGGATTTTGATTGATCCTCACAAGTTCCTTTTTGCACGATGTTACCGATAATAAGATCGCGCCGGATAATATGCTTATATATTTAAGTTTCATGATGTTTTAAAATTTAAGGTTTACGTTAAAACCGATGTTGCGTACAGTTGGCAGGGTAAGATCTTCCAATCCCTGGCCATTGCCTGTATTGAAGGCAGTTTCCGGATCAATATTCGGAGCGTTTTTATGGATGATCCACAGGTTACGGCCAACTACCGAAAACGTAGCTCCCTGGAAACCTATCTTATTAATCAATTTTGCCGGTATGGAATAGCCCAGTTTCACTTCGCGAAGTTTGATATATGAGGCATCGTATACAAAAGCTTCGTCAATATTGGTAAAGCCTTTATAGTATGACTGTGCCGGTATGATAGTGGTATTTGGAGAGCCATCGGCCTTTACGCCTTTAAATATCATACCATCGTTATATACAGTTACACCGGCAGGGGCCGCACCGGTAACCTGCACTGCCGGATTTGTTGGTTTATTATCCGGATAATAATAGCTCAAACCGCCATTGGCAGCGCCGCGCCCAGGTAATGTGGAAGCAAGTACACCGGTATAGGTACCTGTGCGGTTTGTGTTTGAATAAATAGAACCACCGAAACGCGCGTCAACCAAAAAGCTCAGGTTAATTCCCTTGTACGAAAAACTGTTATTGATACTTCCTAACCAATTTGGGGTATACTTACCAAGAGCACGTTTGGTTGCGCTGAACACAGGTATGCCGCTGCCATCAATGATAATCTGCCCGGAAGCATTGCGCTGGTAAGCAGTACCATAAAGTGTTCCGTAAGGCAAACCACGCGCGGCTAAAACCTGTACAGTGCGGTCGGATCCTAACGGTACGTTTTCAAGGCGGCCTTCAGCATCAAGCGAAACTACTTTACTGCGGTTTAATGAGTAGTTGGTAGTAATATCCCAAGTGAATCCTTTAGATTTAATCGGGGTAAGGCCCAACTGAACTTCCAGGCCTTTATTGTTGATACGGCCACCGTTTATTACTTTGTAGTTATACCCTACTGCTGAACTTACCTGTACTGTAAGAATCTGGTTAGTACTATTGGTGTTATAGCCACTTACATCCAGATGTATCCTATCATGAAAAAAACCCAGTTCAAAACCAGCTTCTGCCGATGTTGTAGTTTCTGGTTTAAGGTGATTATTCAAATCAATTGCAGGTGAACTTAGTTGCGGGTTGCCATTAAAAAGAGTTGAAGAAGTGAAAACATTAATTAATTGATAAGGATCAGTCGCCTTACCTACTTTTGACCAGCCTCCTCTCAATTTAGCATAGGTGAGCACATCGCTTTTGATACCCAGTGCCTCTGACAATATTAAGCTGCCGTTTACGGATGGATAGAAATAAGACAGCGCGTCGGCCGGTAAGCTTGATGACCAATCGTTACGGGTTGTAAAGTTAATAAACGCATAGTTTCTGAAGCCAAGCTGTGCCGAGCCAAAGTAGCTGTAAGTTTTTAGTTTGCCATATTCATTGGTTGAAACCAGCGGATCGCGGGAGTTGCTCAGCGTATATAATCCGGCAACGGCAAGTTTTGGTGCTACCTGATCGTTTCGTTCGGTTGTCCTGACGGCGATATTGCCGCCTCCAAATACATCAAGCGAAAAGTCATTATTTAGCTTCCTGGTGTATTGCAATCTCGCTTCCGTATTATTTTCGTTTACGCTGTAAGCATCCTCTTCGTATGAGCCAAATGGCGTTCCGTTGGTGCCATAGGCTACTTTGATCTTACGGCGGTCATTATAATAATCGGTACCTGTGCGAAAGTTTGCCGACAGGCCATCGATGATCTTATAATTCAATTCGATGCTACCTATCAGGTGATTTTTATGCTGACCAACCGTGTTTTCATAAGCCAGCCAGTAAGGGTTGCTGTAATAGCTGTTATTCCAGTTAAAGGTATTACCATTGGCATCTTTATAATTTTTCAACTGGTTGATATCAACCTGGCGACCAAACCAGGTAAACTGCAGCATGGTGCTGGTTGCCCGTTTTCCATATGTGCCCGGAAGGTTGTCAGCATCGTCCTTGCTGTAATCAACAATAGTATTTACAGTTAATTTAGGATTAATACGATAGCTCGAATTTAAAGCGAAAGAGTTGCGCCCTTGTGAAGTATTAGGTACAATACCTGTTTGGTGCAGGTTATTATATGATAGCCTGAAATCGCTTTTATCGCTGCTGCTTGCTATCGCGATGCCATTATTAAGTGTAACCCCGGTTTTGAAAAAGTCTTTTACGTTATCGGGATGCGCCACAAACGGAACAGCCTGGCCGTTTGAATAAAACTGCGGGATCAATGAACCATCCAATGCAGGGCCCCAGCTTTCGTCAACACCATCGTTAACACCGCCGCCTTTGCCATCAACATAATTGAATTTTCCATTTGAGCCCTGTCCATACTGGTTCTGATAATCGGGCAGTAACTGCACATTTGAAAAACTGGTATTGGAGTTTATGGTAACACCCAATCCTTTTGCACCTTTACCTGTTTTAGTCCTGATAAGAATAACACCTGCTGCCGCACGTGAACCATAAAGCGCAGCAGCGTTTGGTCCTTTCAACACACTTACCGATTCAATATCTTCCGAATTAAGATCCGAAATAGCATTGGCAAAATCCCTTGAACCATTAGTTCCTAAAAACTGGCTGTTATCAACTATAACCCCATCCACCACAAATAAGGGCTGATTATTACCTGATATGGAAGTTTCGCCGCGGATAACAATGCGCGATGAACCCATATCGCCCTGGCTATTGGTAACCTGTACACCGGCAATTTTACCTGCCAGCGCGTTTACAAAGTTGGTTTCTTTTGCCTCAGATATATCTTTTGATTTTAAACCCTGCACGGAATAACCCAACGACTTTTTATCTTTTGAGATATTGAGGGCTGTTATAACCACCTCATTCAATGAATTTGGCGCTTCAATTAATACGATATTTAAGGTTGAAGTACCTTGCGTAACCGGAATCTCCTGGGTTGTAAAACCAATATAGCTCACCCTGAGCACATCGTTCACATTAGCACTGATGGCATATCTGCCATCTACATTGGTTTGTGCACCCGTGTTTTTACCTTTAACAGATACACTAACACCGGGCAGCGGCAGCCCGTCGGCTTTAGCGGTTACCACCCCGCTTATTTTAACGGATTGCCCCGCAACCGTTTGGACGAGAATAAAAGGCAATACAATTGCCAGTAATAGCTTGTAAATTTTTAACATGATAATTAAAATTGTTTTAATTTTTAATGCCGATACAGGTACAAAAAGCATGGCAATGGCCTCAGCAGGCATGATTTGCCCGGCTCATAAACCTAATTATAGCTGTAAAGAATTGATTAGGGGGATAGTATCTATTAATGCCATTGCAAGCTGCAGCATGCCTGGGCATTAATACCATACATGCTGTAAGAAATTAACAGCAACAATGCATGCTTTGCATACTTGAATAGAATTTACACGTTGATTGTGCTAATGAAACCGAAGCATTTTTGTGTAAGGGGGTAGTTTTTGTTTTCATAAAAACGGGTATTAAATAAGTGCAGATAGATAGATTTTTGATTTAATGGCTGTTCACAGGGCTGCTATCAGTAGCTTTTTTAGTTAACAGATGCTATTTTATTGTTCACCAAAGCATCAACCGCTTTTAACATGGATGCAAATTCCTGTTTATCATATAAACGGGTGAGATAAACTATTTTTCCATCACGGTTGATAACCACGTTGCGGGTAACGCCGCTCTTTTTGTTAGCATATCGGCCGAAGATCTCAGCACCCGGATCCAGTGCCAGCGGATAACTGATATTCATAGCCTGGTGGAAACCCTTCACTTTTTCAAGCGGCTCATCGCGGTCAACGCCGATTAAAACCAGGCCTTTATCTTTATAAGCCTGCCAGATCTCTTTTTCCAAATGAGGCATTTCCTCGCGGCATACGCTGCACCAGCTTGCGGTAAACTGCAGGATAACCACTTTGCCCCGCAATTGCTTTAATGATGTTTTAGTACCGTCGTTGAGTACAAGGTCGAAATCTGCCGGAGCAACGTCGCCCGTTTTTACGATATAACCGCGGTCGACCGCAGCAGGGTCGGCGGCAGTTTTTGTTTGCGCGGCAGCCAGCAATGTAGTTATTGAAAGTGAGCAGGTAAAAAGTAAATGTTTAATGTTCATTGCTATACATGTTAAACCGTAATATCATCCCGGTGATATTTCAATAGTTTATTAACAAGAAAATTGAAGAGAGAAAGGAAGTATACAGCGCCCTGCACTATGCAAGGCAATAGCGTATTACATTATCTTTTCCACCCTATTTTGGGCAGACAGGAATTAGCACCTTTATAACAATGGGCTTACAGGTTGCTAAGACATCACAGGGCCTTTCCCTCAGTCTTTCTTGATAATAAAATATTCAAAGAACCGTTTTGATGATGCAAATATATACAAATACTACTAAAACCATAGACTTTATATAATTATTGCAATAAAATGAAATAATCAACTGTTAAGTTCAAAGTTATAAGTCAGGTTTTTCTTTTAGATACTTTGACTTATGGCTAAAGACTCAGAACTGCTAAATCCGGCTAAAACTATCGGCATCAACAAAAAGGATAGCGTTATGATGTGTTTTTAAGATGGTGGAGGGATAACGCTCTGAAACGGGCTCATGCAGGGTATATTTTACCGCCTCCGCTTTATTAGCGCCGGGCACCATGCAAAAAATATCGGCAGCAGCCACCAGGGCGGGGATAGTTAGTGTAAGCGCGTATTCGGGTACAGTATCTAACGTTTCAAAACAACCGTCATTAACCTGCTGTTGCCTGCAGGCATGATCCAGTTGCACTCTTTTTACCATTTCCGGGTCATGGAAGTTTGCCATATGCGGATCATTAAAGGCTATATGGGTGTTCTCCCCTATCCCCATGCATACAATATCAACCGGGTTATTTTTCAGCAGCAGGGCATAGCGTTCACATTCGGCTTTATAGTTTGCGGCATTGCCATCGATATAGTTAACTGAGGCAAATGGCACCCGCTCAAAAAGCATCCGTTTAAGAAAACTGCTGAACAATTGAGGAGCAGCACGAGGTAAACCGAGGTACTCATCCATATGAAAAGCATTTATTTTTTGCCATTCAATGTCGCCGTCGCTCACCAAAGCATCCAGAAATTCATTTTGCGACGGAGCTGCCGCGAAAATCATATTGATTACAGGTTTAGTAAGCAGCAGCTGTTTAATTTTCCCGCTTACCATTTTGGCTGCTGTTTGGCCAAGAGAGGCCCGGTTTTTCAACACGATCACTTCGAGCTTTTCTGCCTTTATTTTCTTTAACATGGAAGTATCATCAACTGTTTAAATGGAATAAACAATTTTACCGCCGATGATGGTTTTATGCAGGTTGATTTCATCATCAAAAATCACAAGGTCGGCATCTTTCCCAACAGCTATTGATCCTTTGGTTTCATCAGCCCGCATAATTTTAGCCGGGGTTAGGGTCATCATTTTCACGGCATCAATTACCGGTACATCGGCAAGTGTGATCATGTTTTTAACCAGTTGAATGGTAGTCGCGACGCTTCCGGCAAAGGCGCTTCTGTCGGGCAGTTTTGCCACATTATCTTCAACTATTACTTTCAGGCCATTACGGAGATCGCCTAAAATACTTTCGCCGGGCGGCATTCCGGCGGCGCGCATGGCATCCGTTATCAGGGCAATCTTTTCCGGTCCCTTGATCTTATAAACAAGCTTAAGCAAGGCCGGGGGCAGGTGCCTTCCGTCGGCAATTATTTCTACCGTCATGTCCTCCAGTAAATAACCGCTTTCAATAACGCCTGCATACCTGTAAGCATTGCGCCGGGTTACGCCCGACATGCATGAGTAAAAGTGGGTGATATGCGTATATCCGTTTTCATAGGCTTCAAGTACTTCTTCGTAAATGGCGTTGGTATGCGCTATGGATGGCAAGATCCCTTTTGATTTCAGGAAACGTCCAAATTCAACGGCGCCTTTTAACTCGGGGGCGGCGCTCCATCGTTTTACAATGGATGAATGACGTAAAATTTCATGGTATTCCTGCGGATCAGGTAACCGGATAAAGCGGGGATCCTGTGCACCGCGCTGCTCCAAAGCAAAGTAAGGTCCCTCAATGTGCATCCCTAAAAACTGTGCCCCATCTTTGTTCAATGGCACCGATTCTTCATACAGGCTTAGGGTTTTGAGTAAAGCACCCTGCTCACAGCTTAGTGTTGTTGGTGTAAAGGCCGTTGTACCATGGCTGGCGTGCAGCTTTGCAATTTCAAGATAGGCCTCAACAGTATTATCCATAAAATCATGCCCCCCGCCGCCATGTACATGAATATCAATAAAGCCGGGCGACAGGTATTTACCACCCGCATCAATTACCGTTTCGCCGGCACTATCAATATTACCTTCAGCAATAGCGATGATTTTACCGTTTCGGGCCAGTAACGCACCGTTTCTGATGATCCGTGTTGGCGTGATGATTTTTGCATTGATGATTTTTAAACCCGGAGAGTCCATTTGATGATACTTATATGTTACATTCCAAATCATTACGTGTACGTACACATAAACAATTATAGCACTTTTTATGTCTATTTCAAAACAATAAATCGCGCTTCCATTTATTTACCGGGGGACTTTGAAACATTGCGTGAATGAAATGGAGTTTAAAACAATTCGATTTGTTTTGCTAAATCTTCTCCCGAAAAATTTCTACACGAATCTTAAATTAACACCTATTCAAAATTCGTGTAATTCGATTAATACGTAAAAATTCGTGTGGGAATTTTTACCTTATCGTTTTTTAATCGCCATATGATTTCAAAACGATTTCCATTATAATATCAGGCCTTATTATCCTATAAAAAACAAAAAGCCCCTAACGCTCGCCGCAGGGACTTTTAACCTAAACTTATTTGTAGATTTATAACTACATCCACAATAACTTCAAGTCTCGCAAAAAAGTTTTCATCTCCTTACAACCTATAGTTGAGATTTATCGGCTTCAATTAAAGAGACTTGCAAAACTATTTTCGGCAGTTATCTTTTCAATTGAGGTTTCCAATGCTTTGTAAATGTTCATATTCAAAAAAGGGCCTGCACTAATCCTTTTAACACCAGCATCCTGTAATGCCTTAAAATCCGGAAGCCCCGGTATGCACATTACATTAACAGGGAGGCGGGATAACGCAGTTATTTTTTCAATATCAGCTATTTGGGTAATACAAGGAAAAAACAAACCGTGTACACCTGTATCCTGGTAAAGTTTAGTCCGGGCTAAAGCATCCTCCAGCGCATTTGGTAAACCAAGCAGGAAGGAATCGGCCCGCACATTTATAAATACTTCTACCCCGGCAGCAGTTAATAATGAGGTGATCTGTTTAAGTTTCGCGGCAAAATTATTAGCATCAACAATGCTTCGTTTACCATCTGTTACTATCGAATCTTCTATGTTGATACCTGCTACTCCAATATTATTTAGCTTCGTTATGTTATTACAGATTTCTTCCGGTGTATCGGCACAGCCGGCTTCAAGATCAACTGTTAACATGGCCGATGTTGTCGCCGCTATCCGTTTGATAACAAAAAGATAGTCCTCAAAACTCATTTCTTCACCATCTGCAAAACCCAGAGAGCTGGCTACAGCTGCGCTTGATGTGCCGATTGCCGCAAAGTTCAACTTATCATAAACCTGTGCGCTTTGTGCATTCCATACATTGCCGATCTGCACAGCTTCTGCTTTATGGTGCAAGGCTAAAAATTCATTAAATCTATTTTTCATGTTCTTGTTTTTATTTTATGCTCAAAAGTAGCACTACGGTTTTGTCTAAAATTGTATAAAACGGAAGAGATTAAGGCGAAACAAAAGAGGTTGTATCATAAATCAAATTGACCACCTCTGGTGTTGTGTTACCTATGAATTGAAATTTAGCCGCTAATATTTATACAAAAAGGGGGTTAACATATTTTTAGTATAAAAACACTCAATTAACTGATTATTAACTACATAAGTAAATGTTAACCCTGAATTGTGTTAACCCTGTTAACCCTCCTGACCCGTCCGGAAATAGCTATACAGATTTGTGAGTAAATCCTATTTAACTATGCAAGCTTTGTCAGTAGAGTTAACCTAAAACTATATATATCGCTTAAGTATCTGAATAAGTCAAAAAAAAGGCCGTATCACGATTTATGATACAGCCTCGTTTTGTTTAAGATGGAGAAAATCAGGCTACGAGATTAGCTTCAGCCCCGAAAGCATGATCGATGACAATTTTCCAGCTGCCATCGGGTTGTTGCTTCATCAACTCTATCCCTTTTGCAGCGACTTGTGTTTTGCCATTGTCCGTAACGCTCCACTCCGACCGGCCTACAGCCACATCGCCCGATTGCAGGCAATAAACGGTTTTGATCTCCATCACTCCCGGCACCGCACAGATGCTTTTAACAGCTTCCTCAAATTGGGCCCTGCCTGATACTTCTTTTCCCGGTTCGGGGAAAATGATGCCGTTGGCATCATACACATTCATAACTACATTTACATCTTTGGTGTTAAAAGCTGCCGCAAGTACTGCGTGCACTTCCTGTGGTGTTTTTGCTGATTTCATTTTGTTATTTTTTTATTAACAGCAAAACTATGTGGCTTAAACAGCCAAAAATTGTATAAAACGGAAGCGTATTAGCCGCCTGCCAATACCTGGTTTATTGGCGATGCCTGAGCAGCAAAGGCATTGGGCGTAAAACCCGTAAAAAGTTTAAATTCCTTTATAAAATGGGCCTGGTCAAAATAACCTGCGCTATACGCTACGTTGGTCAGTTTTTCTTCGCTGGAGCTTACCAGGTTAAGGCTATGCTGAAAGCGGTTTATTTTATAAAATAATTTTGGCGGCAAACCGGTGCACTGCGAAAAAAGGGTATTCAGGTGCCTTGCGGAAATATTATATCGGTTTGAAATGGACAAGATATTATCGTCGCTGTAGTTCTTTTTAAGATTGCTTACAATATCCCCTATGAATTTGATCTTCGAATGCTTTTTTTCAGATACAGACAAACGGCTCCATAAATAATCTTCAATCATGGCCACCTTGGTATTCAGATCGACTGTCTCCAATAATTTTAAATAAAGCGTTCTTAATTTAGGGCCGAATACATGCGTGGCATCAACAATTTCATTATTAAATTCTGATACGTTTTCGTCAAAAAAATAAGCTGCCGAATGCGGGTAAAAGCGGAAGCCCAACATTGTATTTCTCCCTACCGACTGTATAGCCAATGGCTTAGTGATCTGGCCCCAAAGCTCGATAGGGGGCGTAGTGTAAAACACATCGCCTTTTTTTGATTTCCAGTTTCCGGTACCCAGGTTAAAGATCACTTCCATTGTTCCGCTCGGGAACACGATATCATCATAGCTTCTGTCCGAATCGGATTCGTACAGGTAGAAGCACTTGATATAAGGCTGCAGCTTTGGGCCCGGAAGGATTTCTTTGAAAACCATTACTACAAATATAGGGTACAACGAAGTCCCCCAATTGTAAAAAACGGAACAAATTATATAAAAGCTAAAAGCAGAAGGCATAAAGCCTAAAGCCAATATTGTCCTGTCCTGAAATTAGTTTGGATAGATTTATAAACAAAAAAGCCATGCGAACTATCAGTATGTTCACATGGCAGCTATACTATCCAATAACCTATGTCTACTTTTTTACATGTACCGGTTTTATACCTTCATGTGTCGGTTCCACCTGTTTGATCAGTCCCTTATCATCAAATTCCATTTTATCGATACATACCTCACGGTTATATCCCGCGGCATCGCCCATGGTAATCCCTTTGGGATAATTGAACCGGTGATAAACAATATACCACTCATCCGTGCCTGGGATCTGGATCACCGAGTTATGGCCTGTACCATAAATACCTTTAGCCGCATCTTTGGCAATAACAGTGTTTTGCTCAGGGATCTCGATTGGTCCCAAAGGAGATTTGGCAGTGCCGTAATGCACGCTGTAATTAGGGCTGCGGGTATCATTTTCCGACCACATGAAGTAATAGGTGCCATTACGGTAGAATACATAGGTGCCTTCATTATAATGAGCATATGGGGTTAGGATTTTGGTGGTGCCCGGCTTCAACGAAATCATGTCATCATCTAATTCGGCTACGGCCATATAACCATTACCCCAGTACAGATAATTCTTACCTGTTTGCGGATCGGCAAAAACATCGGCATCGATCTGTTGCCCGCCTTTAACGCCTTCGGGTAATTGTGCTACCAGAGGTTTACCCGAGTCAGTGAACGGCCCGGCTGGATCATTTGCCGTTGCAACCCCTATTTTTTGTGCAGCAGCAAAATAGTAGAAGTATTTATACTCGCCACCAACCTTCTTTTCGATGATGCAGGGTGCCCAGGCATTCTTTTTTGCCCAGCTCACATCCTGCGGCAAATCAAGGATCTTGCCTTCATCTTTCCAGTTAACCATATCATCAGAAGAGAACGCTTTAAAATATTTGCCCGACCAGCCATCAAAACCATCGCTGGTTGGATAGATATAGAACTTGCCTGTTTTTTCGGCATACAAGATCTCCGGATCGGCATAATATCCTGCTATAGCCGGGTTATGGGTTTCCTGGGCAGTAACCTCAAAAACCTGTGCTTTTTTACCCGCTATGCTTACTGAATATTTAACTGTCCCTTTCGTAAAATCCTGCGGTTTTGCAGGACTGATAGTAACACCTGGAAACAAAGTAAACTGCGGATCAAATGATTTTAAATCAGTGCCCGGTTTCACAGGCAGGTGCACTTTATGACTTGTTGGATCCAAAACAACATTGATGGTTTTAATCTGCTTGTTTACAGGCGAAAGTACCACATCTTCGGGCGTTTCCCATTTTGCAGTTAATGCCGCCGCTTCTTTTGAGGTTATTGGCATTAC
It contains:
- a CDS encoding SusD/RagB family nutrient-binding outer membrane lipoprotein; the encoded protein is MKLKYISILSGAILLSVTSCKKELVRINQNPNGSQTAQPDYLLTAATKATADTYWGVANNMDASLLFVQYWSKIQYTDPDRYIYASTAFEDLWSAGYAKGIINFNEIIRLADAQGNANYKGVALVLRSWTFSLLTEAFGNIPYKQATNIDQYLTPAYDTQKDVYFALLDDLKAAQTALDPSGKAIAGDVIYGNNIASWKKFANSLRFRIALRIADREPAKAKQVLADIQAEGGSYISSNAETAQFTYIDSPNQNPVSNLFDTRDDYRISKTIVDKLFALNDPRLSIYAAPTQDATPQKYVGLPNGLLVGDASNYGFTKTSKPGTYFRAPHTPAVILSYAESLFDRAEAAARGFTTEDATSLYGQAVTAALAQYGISSADIVTYLAQPAVKYDASNYKKSIGEQKWLALFGQGLEGWTEWRRLDYPQLQPAVTGTLNGKIPVRFIYPGTEQSLNKTNYQSAVAAQGADALTTKLWFDVN
- a CDS encoding SusC/RagA family TonB-linked outer membrane protein; translated protein: MLKIYKLLLAIVLPFILVQTVAGQSVKISGVVTAKADGLPLPGVSVSVKGKNTGAQTNVDGRYAISANVNDVLRVSYIGFTTQEIPVTQGTSTLNIVLIEAPNSLNEVVITALNISKDKKSLGYSVQGLKSKDISEAKETNFVNALAGKIAGVQVTNSQGDMGSSRIVIRGETSISGNNQPLFVVDGVIVDNSQFLGTNGSRDFANAISDLNSEDIESVSVLKGPNAAALYGSRAAAGVILIRTKTGKGAKGLGVTINSNTSFSNVQLLPDYQNQYGQGSNGKFNYVDGKGGGVNDGVDESWGPALDGSLIPQFYSNGQAVPFVAHPDNVKDFFKTGVTLNNGIAIASSSDKSDFRLSYNNLHQTGIVPNTSQGRNSFALNSSYRINPKLTVNTIVDYSKDDADNLPGTYGKRATSTMLQFTWFGRQVDINQLKNYKDANGNTFNWNNSYYSNPYWLAYENTVGQHKNHLIGSIELNYKIIDGLSANFRTGTDYYNDRRKIKVAYGTNGTPFGSYEEDAYSVNENNTEARLQYTRKLNNDFSLDVFGGGNIAVRTTERNDQVAPKLAVAGLYTLSNSRDPLVSTNEYGKLKTYSYFGSAQLGFRNYAFINFTTRNDWSSSLPADALSYFYPSVNGSLILSEALGIKSDVLTYAKLRGGWSKVGKATDPYQLINVFTSSTLFNGNPQLSSPAIDLNNHLKPETTTSAEAGFELGFFHDRIHLDVSGYNTNSTNQILTVQVSSAVGYNYKVINGGRINNKGLEVQLGLTPIKSKGFTWDITTNYSLNRSKVVSLDAEGRLENVPLGSDRTVQVLAARGLPYGTLYGTAYQRNASGQIIIDGSGIPVFSATKRALGKYTPNWLGSINNSFSYKGINLSFLVDARFGGSIYSNTNRTGTYTGVLASTLPGRGAANGGLSYYYPDNKPTNPAVQVTGAAPAGVTVYNDGMIFKGVKADGSPNTTIIPAQSYYKGFTNIDEAFVYDASYIKLREVKLGYSIPAKLINKIGFQGATFSVVGRNLWIIHKNAPNIDPETAFNTGNGQGLEDLTLPTVRNIGFNVNLKF
- a CDS encoding TlpA disulfide reductase family protein → MNIKHLLFTCSLSITTLLAAAQTKTAADPAAVDRGYIVKTGDVAPADFDLVLNDGTKTSLKQLRGKVVILQFTASWCSVCREEMPHLEKEIWQAYKDKGLVLIGVDRDEPLEKVKGFHQAMNISYPLALDPGAEIFGRYANKKSGVTRNVVINRDGKIVYLTRLYDKQEFASMLKAVDALVNNKIASVN
- a CDS encoding glucosamine-6-phosphate deaminase gives rise to the protein MLKKIKAEKLEVIVLKNRASLGQTAAKMVSGKIKQLLLTKPVINMIFAAAPSQNEFLDALVSDGDIEWQKINAFHMDEYLGLPRAAPQLFSSFLKRMLFERVPFASVNYIDGNAANYKAECERYALLLKNNPVDIVCMGIGENTHIAFNDPHMANFHDPEMVKRVQLDHACRQQQVNDGCFETLDTVPEYALTLTIPALVAAADIFCMVPGANKAEAVKYTLHEPVSERYPSTILKTHHNAILFVDADSFSRI
- the nagA gene encoding N-acetylglucosamine-6-phosphate deacetylase, giving the protein MDSPGLKIINAKIITPTRIIRNGALLARNGKIIAIAEGNIDSAGETVIDAGGKYLSPGFIDIHVHGGGGHDFMDNTVEAYLEIAKLHASHGTTAFTPTTLSCEQGALLKTLSLYEESVPLNKDGAQFLGMHIEGPYFALEQRGAQDPRFIRLPDPQEYHEILRHSSIVKRWSAAPELKGAVEFGRFLKSKGILPSIAHTNAIYEEVLEAYENGYTHITHFYSCMSGVTRRNAYRYAGVIESGYLLEDMTVEIIADGRHLPPALLKLVYKIKGPEKIALITDAMRAAGMPPGESILGDLRNGLKVIVEDNVAKLPDRSAFAGSVATTIQLVKNMITLADVPVIDAVKMMTLTPAKIMRADETKGSIAVGKDADLVIFDDEINLHKTIIGGKIVYSI
- a CDS encoding isocitrate lyase/phosphoenolpyruvate mutase family protein → MKNRFNEFLALHHKAEAVQIGNVWNAQSAQVYDKLNFAAIGTSSAAVASSLGFADGEEMSFEDYLFVIKRIAATTSAMLTVDLEAGCADTPEEICNNITKLNNIGVAGINIEDSIVTDGKRSIVDANNFAAKLKQITSLLTAAGVEVFINVRADSFLLGLPNALEDALARTKLYQDTGVHGLFFPCITQIADIEKITALSRLPVNVMCIPGLPDFKALQDAGVKRISAGPFLNMNIYKALETSIEKITAENSFASLFN
- a CDS encoding nuclear transport factor 2 family protein, with protein sequence MKSAKTPQEVHAVLAAAFNTKDVNVVMNVYDANGIIFPEPGKEVSGRAQFEEAVKSICAVPGVMEIKTVYCLQSGDVAVGRSEWSVTDNGKTQVAAKGIELMKQQPDGSWKIVIDHAFGAEANLVA
- a CDS encoding AraC family transcriptional regulator translates to MVFKEILPGPKLQPYIKCFYLYESDSDRSYDDIVFPSGTMEVIFNLGTGNWKSKKGDVFYTTPPIELWGQITKPLAIQSVGRNTMLGFRFYPHSAAYFFDENVSEFNNEIVDATHVFGPKLRTLYLKLLETVDLNTKVAMIEDYLWSRLSVSEKKHSKIKFIGDIVSNLKKNYSDDNILSISNRYNISARHLNTLFSQCTGLPPKLFYKINRFQHSLNLVSSSEEKLTNVAYSAGYFDQAHFIKEFKLFTGFTPNAFAAQASPINQVLAGG